The following proteins come from a genomic window of Leptospira bandrabouensis:
- a CDS encoding sensor histidine kinase, producing the protein MWQFHPYSLLLFLAFGFNLALGLFILKSFRLDIVKYLLILVFGSMMWTGFYGIDFAYINPNLHRTFVALLYIGVAIANVGMVLVSLEFTQNKHLLTKRFWVLLTIQPLLTLAVCAFDPIFKTLTLDTYLITIDERIQWIQITNTGGFLVSYFLSFFWSVFVAYLLIKGIFISKSTERRRYLLILISYLFIWITAILHKLGVRPLPGLNLTAVMSTMQVILIFFAIGYYRMFDLVPLVRGEIVDELDEAVVILDFNNRVVDWNIAAEHLFCTNSKNVSLLSYKYFFASSPGIISKLDHLSEKRTLTKWIWEKNDKYWEVTAKQIRDANRKKIGMVLVFRDNTEQRNLEKQMANVNRELLVANGTKDRFLSIISHDLRGPLAGIKMLLKVLNEDMKKKEDALAGMTQSLVDATESVFSLLENLLEWSKLQRGQEEFRPHFYRLDNIVRECLELFVLSASNKGITFEVEIPSHAMVFCDDRMIITVIRNLVSNALKFSHSNGKIHINAVDTGEDWQVSVIDSGVGMSKSILNKLFKVGEVIKSTGTGGETGNGIGLLLCNEFVSVNGGVLFADSDGVSGSKFVFTIPKKMKEEIIS; encoded by the coding sequence TTGTGGCAATTTCATCCTTATAGTTTACTTCTTTTTCTAGCTTTTGGCTTCAATCTCGCATTGGGGCTATTCATTTTAAAATCTTTCCGCCTAGACATTGTTAAATACTTGTTGATTTTGGTTTTCGGTTCCATGATGTGGACCGGATTCTACGGAATAGATTTTGCCTATATAAACCCTAATTTACATAGGACATTCGTTGCTTTATTGTACATTGGAGTCGCCATTGCCAATGTGGGAATGGTTTTAGTTTCATTAGAGTTCACACAAAACAAACATTTATTAACTAAAAGATTTTGGGTTTTGCTCACAATCCAACCTTTGTTGACTTTAGCTGTTTGTGCTTTTGATCCAATTTTTAAAACACTTACGTTGGATACTTATTTAATCACTATTGATGAACGTATTCAATGGATACAGATAACCAACACTGGCGGTTTTTTAGTATCCTATTTTCTCTCCTTCTTTTGGTCCGTATTTGTTGCTTACCTATTGATTAAGGGAATTTTTATTTCTAAATCTACAGAAAGACGACGATATCTTTTAATTTTAATTTCTTATTTATTTATTTGGATCACCGCCATATTGCACAAATTAGGTGTTAGGCCATTGCCAGGGCTAAACCTGACTGCTGTCATGAGCACCATGCAAGTGATTTTGATTTTTTTCGCCATTGGATATTATCGGATGTTCGATTTAGTTCCCTTGGTACGAGGCGAAATAGTCGATGAGTTAGACGAAGCGGTTGTGATTCTTGATTTTAACAATCGAGTAGTTGACTGGAATATTGCTGCTGAACATTTATTTTGTACGAATTCAAAGAATGTAAGTTTACTTTCCTATAAATATTTTTTTGCATCATCTCCTGGAATTATTTCTAAACTCGACCATCTATCAGAGAAACGTACGCTTACAAAATGGATTTGGGAAAAAAATGACAAATATTGGGAAGTGACCGCAAAACAAATCAGAGATGCGAATCGTAAAAAAATTGGGATGGTTCTCGTGTTTCGAGACAACACGGAACAGCGAAACTTGGAAAAACAAATGGCCAATGTCAACCGTGAGCTCCTGGTTGCAAATGGGACAAAAGATCGTTTTTTATCTATTATATCACATGATCTAAGAGGGCCACTTGCTGGAATTAAAATGTTACTCAAAGTTTTAAATGAGGACATGAAAAAGAAAGAAGATGCTCTAGCAGGAATGACGCAGTCTTTAGTAGACGCTACAGAATCAGTTTTTTCGTTATTAGAAAATCTTTTGGAATGGTCTAAGTTGCAAAGAGGACAAGAAGAATTCCGTCCTCATTTTTACAGATTGGATAATATTGTTAGGGAATGTTTGGAGTTATTTGTGCTGAGCGCATCTAACAAAGGGATTACATTTGAAGTGGAAATTCCTTCCCATGCGATGGTTTTTTGTGATGATAGAATGATTATTACTGTCATTCGAAACTTGGTTTCAAACGCCCTTAAGTTTAGCCATAGTAATGGTAAGATTCACATTAATGCCGTTGATACTGGCGAAGACTGGCAAGTTTCTGTCATTGATTCAGGTGTTGGTATGTCGAAATCTATTTTAAACAAACTTTTTAAAGTAGGAGAAGTCATTAAATCCACTGGAACTGGAGGAGAGACTGGAAATGGGATTGGGCTTTTGCTTTGCAATGAGTTTGTATCTGTAAACGGTGGAGTTTTGTTTGCTGATAGTGATGGAGTATCTGGTTCCAAGTTTGTTTTTACCATTCCCAAAAAGATGAAAGAGGAGATCATTTCATGA
- the acpS gene encoding holo-ACP synthase: MLSVGNDIVENHRIRELLEKHGDRFLKRVFTDEEVEYCHKHKDPVPFLAGRFACKEAVIKALNLNSGEVVDMREIELAGTNFGKKTLVIRGKTEKFFREKGFTRSSVSISHADHYATAVVIFYKEPQ, from the coding sequence ATGTTATCTGTCGGGAACGACATCGTAGAAAACCATCGAATCCGTGAACTCCTGGAAAAACATGGGGATCGTTTCCTTAAGCGAGTTTTTACCGATGAAGAAGTTGAATATTGCCACAAACACAAGGATCCCGTTCCTTTTCTTGCGGGAAGGTTTGCCTGCAAAGAAGCTGTCATTAAGGCCCTAAACCTCAATTCTGGGGAAGTGGTCGATATGCGCGAGATTGAACTGGCAGGCACAAATTTTGGTAAAAAAACGCTAGTCATCCGTGGGAAAACTGAGAAGTTTTTCCGAGAGAAAGGATTTACAAGAAGTTCCGTATCCATCAGCCACGCTGACCACTACGCTACTGCTGTTGTCATTTTCTATAAGGAGCCCCAATGA
- a CDS encoding bactofilin family protein has translation MSKKEMQPTITEHGVIATILGKETAFSGTLAFKKPLQISGDFTGEIISDGYLVISEGARVKANIKAGTVVVGGTIIGNVTATQRLEMLSTGKVQGNIRTAKLQIADGVVFDGNCEMLSSEET, from the coding sequence ATGTCAAAAAAAGAAATGCAACCAACCATCACCGAACACGGAGTAATCGCTACGATTCTTGGAAAAGAAACAGCATTTAGCGGAACTTTAGCTTTTAAAAAACCCTTACAAATTTCCGGTGATTTTACCGGTGAAATCATCTCAGATGGTTATCTTGTCATCAGTGAAGGGGCTCGGGTAAAAGCAAACATCAAAGCCGGCACAGTCGTTGTTGGTGGGACTATCATTGGAAATGTAACTGCAACACAAAGATTAGAAATGTTATCCACAGGCAAAGTACAGGGGAACATTCGTACTGCTAAACTTCAAATTGCAGATGGTGTTGTTTTTGACGGGAATTGTGAAATGCTAAGCAGCGAAGAGACTTAG